TCAATGGCAACATTGATTGCTTATAAAATCATTCGCGTTCAAGCACGTGGTGAAACGGCAGGATTTGTGAAATACTTTGCCTTAGTAAACGCTGGTTTTCTTGCCGTCTTAGTAGTGGTCGGCTTGCTTATCGTCAGTTTTGGAATTTAAAAAAATTTTTATAAAAACATGCAGTGAAAAACTGCATGTTTTTTCGTATTTAGAACTATGAAAAAAATAACAGAATATATAAATGAAAATTTGAAAATCATTGTTGGAGTTGTTTTGGCATTGACTATTTTAGGTGTCTTTTATTGGAATAAAAAAGTCCTGGATAGCCCAAAGCAAGAAGAAAGTCGCTCCGAGTGGGCGGAGGTGAGCAAAAACAAGGAAGCTTCAGGAAAGAAAAAAGCCGAAAAAGATGAAGACGAAGATGAGAATGAAATCATCGTTGATGTCAAAGGCGCTGTCAAAAAGCCAGGCATCTACAAGCTATCCTCCAAAAACCGTGTATCTGATGCAGTAGCAAGTGCTGGTGGTTTTACGGAAGAAGCAGAGAGGAAGGGAATAAATCTGGCAAAAAAGTTACAAGACGAAGCTGAAGTTTATGTTCCAGTGCGAGGGGAAGCAGAGACAAATCACTTGTTAGAAACCAAAGACAATACCAGCAAAACAGTAGAAAAAACCAAAATTAATATTAATACAGCTGATTTAACTGAATTGCAGCAGCTGAGTGGTGTGGGAGCAAAAAAAGCCCAAGATATTCTGGATTACCGTTCTGAAAATGGTTCTTTTCAGTCCGTGGAAGAGTTGACCAAGGTGAGTGGATTTGGCCCTAAAACATTAGAAAAATTAAAAGAAGCAATCACTGTAGATTAAGAAAGGCGCTGTACGTTAGATGAAACAAAAATTTTCGCTAATCTATTTCGTTTATCTCTTAGTCTTTGTTTATTTTCTTATTTTTAGTTTTTCATGGCCTTTACTTATTCTTAGTCTCTTTAGTTTCTTCATCGCTTTTTATCGTCAATACTATAGTGTGTTAGTTCTTTTACTGTGCTTTAGTTTATTCTTACTCATGATAAAAAAAGAAACGGAAGTACAAGAAAGAAAGCAACCAGAAAAAATTTCGAAAATTACCCCTTATATGGATACTCTTCAAGTAAATGGAAGCAGGCTCAGTTTCAGAGGAGAAGTGAACGGCAACGACTTCCAAGCTTTTTACACCTTGACCTCGGAAAAAGAAAAAGAATACTTCAAAAAACTTGCGGTGAAGGGGACTTTTTACCTTGAAGGCACTTTGGAGATTCCAGAAGAGCAAAGAAATTTTTCAGGTTTTGATTACAGGAAGTATTTAAGGACTCAAGGGGTCTATCGTCTTCTTAAAATAGAAAAAATTCATGGATTTGAAGAAAAACAGGACTTTGATTTACGGCTGGTACGCCGAAAAGCCATTCTTTGGGCTCAGAAACATTTCCCTTCTCCTATGTCGTCCTATATGACAGGGCTTCTTTTTGGGTGGTTGGATAAAGACTTTGAAGAAATGGGGGAGCTTTACACCAGTCTTGGCATTATCCATTTATTTGCGCTGTCAGGTATGCAGGTGAATTTTTTTATTGAACTTCTCCGAAATATTTTACTGCGGCTTGGCTTATCACAGAAGTTAGTCTTTTTTATCCAAATTCCCTTTTCGATATTTTATGCATTTCTTACAGGCTTATCTCTTTCAATCTTACGCGCGCTTCTTCAAAAAAATATCCCCCTTAAAAATTCAAGCGATAGATTTTCTGTCACTTTTCTTCTTTTAATGGTGTTCAGTCCTTATTTCCTGCTGACAACAGGCGGACAACTCACGATGCTTTATTCTTTCTTAATCACATTTTTTTCAGGAAAGTTCAAAGAACTAAAAGGATTAAAAAAATCGTTACTTGATTCTACCGTCCTAGCTGTTGGGGTTCTTCCGCTTTTGATTTTTTACTTCTGCCAGGTTTACTTTTTATCTTTCTTCTTTCTTTATTTGGTACTGCTCTCACATTATTTAATCCTTTTTTTATTGTTTTAGAATCAATAGTAAGATGGGTGGGCGATTTATTTGACCAGCCGATTGTCTTTGGCAAACCCAACCTTATTTTTTTACTTTTACTTTTTATGCTGAGTGGACTTGCCCTTGATTTTTATAAAAAAAGAAACTGGAACTTGAGCATAATAATTGTTCTTTTCTTGCTTTTTTTCTTTGTTAAGAATCCTAAACACCCAAGCATTACAATGGTAGATGTGGGACAAGGGGACAGTATTCTTTTACAAGACAGTTGGAACAGCCAAAACATCCTCATCGATACGGGCGGGAGATTAAAAATAAGAGCTGATGAGCAGTGGAAGGAGGGAATCTATAAGAGCAATGCCGAAAATACACTTCTGCCTTATCTGAGAGCGCGTGGCGTGAGTAAGATAGATGTTCTGATTGTGACACATCCAGATGAGGATCATATTGGAGACCTGGAGAGTGTAGCTCAGAAAGTACCAATAAAAAATGTTTATGTGTCAGCTTCTGCATTGGAGAAGAAAAGCTTTGCTAAAAAACTCAGCCGTTTAAACAGTCAGATTCACATTGTGCAGGAGGGGGACAAGCTCCCGATCTTTAACAGTTATCTCTGGTTTTTAACGACAGGCGTTGAAGGGAAAAGCGACAATGATAATTCTTTAGTGACATTTGGTGAATTTTATGGGAAGAAATTTCTTTTTACAGGCGACTTAGAAGAAGAGGGAGAGGTGCGGCTCCAGGAAGAATATCCCCATTTAGAGGTGGATGTCCTAAAAGTTGGACATCATGGCAGTAAAACTTCTTCAAAGGAAGCTTTTTTAGAAGCAATCAACCCTAAGCTCGCTCTTATTTCGGCTGGAAAGAATAATCGATATAAACATCCCAATCAAGAAACGCTCCAACAATTCGCTGCACGAGGTATAAAAATTTATCGTACAGACCAGCAAGGGGCAATCCGTCTCCTTTATAAAAAAGGCAGTTGGCACATTCAAACAGTAAAGTAGCTTTGGGTACAAAAACTGTTATAGAGTATATGACAAAATAGCGCTGCTTTTTGATTGAATAGCAATGAGAATAAGGCGATATGTAATAATTCTTATGTTATAATAGTAGGAAACGTTTACTTGAATCATAAAAGTAAACGGGATGGGAGGAAAAATGGCTATTATAAATATTGAATATTACTCCGAAGTACTGGGGATGAATCGTAAGTTTAATGTGATTTATCCAGAAGCCAGTAAGACAGGTGTAAAAGATGGAAATGACATTCCAGTGCTTTATTTGTTGCATGGGATGTCTGGAAATGAAGATTCATGGCTTATAAGAACGGGGATTGATCGTTTGATTCGTCATTCTCAACTTGCCATTGTCATGCCTTCAACTGATTTGGGCTTCTATACGAATACCAATTATGGGATGAGATATTTTGATGCGATTGCAAAGGAATTGCCACAGGTGGTTCAGAATTTCTTTCCTAACTTGAGCAACAAGAGGGAAAAGAATTTTATCGCAGGTTTATCTATGGGAGGTTATGGCGCATTCAAGCTGGCTTTGGCAACTGAAAACTTCAGTTATGCAGCAAGTTTATCAGGAGCCTTGGATATGACGGACCTCAAAGAACAAAGCGCTGAGAACCAAGCCTATTGGACCGGAATTTTTGGCGATCTTGATCACTTTAACGAGAGTGAAAACAGTATTCTCTACCTTGCAGAACATCATACAGGTGAAAAGCCAAAGCTTTACAGTTGGTGTGGAGAACAAGATTACCTTATCTCTGGAAATAACCGGGCAGCTCAACTTCTGGAGGAAAAAGGCTTTGACCTTCGTTATGAAAAGGCGCCGGGGACACATGAATGGTACTATTGGACCAAACAAATCGAGACCGTTTTAAAATGGCTTCCTATTGATTATAAGGAAGAAGAACGACTAAGCTAAACAGCTTAAAATTAAAATATAAAACCTTGAAACTTAAATAAATCCTAAAGAAAACGGTTGCTCAAAAAAGGCCGAACGATTTATAGAAAAATGTGTGATAATCTTAGGTTAAGTTTTGACAAACGGATTGAATAGGACTATAATTTCATAGTAATAAAAATTTGCGAAAAATCGCACATAGAAAGAGGTCATTAAATGACAACAATCTCAATTGAAGCTCTTAAAGCAGTAGCTATTGGTATTAGTGCACTTGGTGCCGCTATCGGTGATGGACTTATTGTTTCAGCATTTATTAATGCTGTTGCACGCCAACCAGAAATGGAAGGCAAACTCCGCGGAAGTATGTTCCTTGGTGTTGCCTTTGCCGAAGGTACCTTCTTCATCGCCTTAGCTATGGCTTTCTTGTTCTAAAAATCGTTGATTTAACTTTTATACTCAACAATTATTTAGAAAGGAAGACTAGCTATGGAATCAACATGGACTTTTAATGTTGGACCAGTTACTTTTGACGGTGTCATTCTATATATGACAGCTTTGACCGTTTTAATTGTTTTTGGTTTGATTTATTGGGCAAGTCGCAATATGCAACTTAAGCCTACAGGTAAGCAAAACGTCCTTGAGTGGGTAGTTGACTTTATTAACGGCATCGGACGTGAAAATCTAGGTGCTAAAGAGTCACCAAAGTATGCCCTCATGAGTTTTACACTCTTTTCTTTCCTTTTGATTTCGAATATTATTGGGCTAGTTACTAAAATCACTGCACCGGGTGACATCAGCTTATGGCGTTCTCCAACAGCAAACTCAACCGTTGACTTGACTTTAGCAGTCTTGGTCATTGTACTCGCCAATACCCTTGGTGTGAAACAGTTTGGTTTTAAAGGCTATATTAAAAATGCCTTTTGGAAAGAACCTAAAGCAATGCTTCCGATGACTATCATGGAAGAATTTACAAATGCCCTTTCTATGGGACTTCGTCTTTACGGTAATATCTTTGCCGGTGAAGTTCTCCTAGGCATTATTGCTGGAATGATTGATTCTGGTTGGTTTATTCTTCCTGTGACATGGATTTTAGCAATGGCTTGGATAGCATTCTCAATCTTTATTTCATCTCTTCAGGCTTATGTTTTTGTTCTTTTGACAAATCTTTACATTAGCCACAAAATTTTAGCAGAACACTAGGAAAGGAGTAGAAATGCTTACTACATTATTAGAAACTGCTCCGAATACAGTTCTTGGTAATATTATCGTTGTCAGCGGTGCATTCATCATCTTGCTGATCTTGGTTCGTAAATTTGCGTGGGGTGCCATTACAGGTATCTTTGAAGAACGTGCAAATAAAATCAATAACGATATTACAACTGCGGAACTGTCAAAAAAAGAAGCAGAAACATTATTAGCGCAACGTGAAAATGAACTTGCAGGTTCTAAAGAAGAAGCTGCAAACATTATCCAAACTGCCAATGATACAGCTAAACAAAATCGTGCAAATATCTTGGCAACAGCCAATGAAGAAGCTGCGAATGTGAAAAAACGTGCCCAAGAAGATATTGAACAAGAACGCAAAGAAGCGCTCAGTTCAGTTAAAGGGGATGTTGCTGATATTTCAGTACAAATTGCTGAAAAACTCATCGGTCAATCTTTGGATTCACAAGCACAATCAGAACTTATTGACAGCTATATTGCTAAGCTTGGCGAATAGGGGGTTGGTTGAAAATGACAACAGTCAATTCTCAAAAATACAGTAAAGCCTTGCTTGAAGTTGCAGAAGAAAAGTCTCAGTTGGAAGTTATTCTTTCTGAGGTTAACGAACTGACACAACTTTTTAAAGAAGATGATCTTGCTTCTTTCTTCGGAACAGAAGTATATTCTACAGCAGCAAAATCAGAAGTTATCGACAGTATCAAAGAAAATTCATCACCCTTGATGAAAAATTTCCTTGATACTGTTCGTGCAAACGGACGATTAGCTGATTTAGCAGAAATTCTTGCTGAAATTAAAAATACAGCAGATGATATGTTTAGAATTGCTGATGTAGAGGTCATTTCAAGCGTGAAATTAACCGAAACACAAATCGAAAAATTTGTTGCTCTCGCTAAATCGAAATTTGATTTGAACGAAGTAACAATCGTGAACACAGTAGATGAAAAGATTGTCGGTGGATTTATTGTAAATTCACGTGGAAAAATCATTGATGCTTCTGTCAAATCACAATTGGCAAAAATTGCCAAAGAGATTCTCTAAGAATCTCCTTTGAGAAAAAATTCTCAGCCATTTAACATGAAAACTCAGAAAGGAGCAAAATACATTTGGCAATCAAAGCGAATGAAATCAGCTCACTGATTAAACAACAAATTGAAAATTTTACACCAGATTTTGAAGTTGCTGAAACTGGTGTCGTCACTTATGTTGGTGACGGTATCGCCCGTGCTTACGGCCTTGAAAATGCGATGAGCGGTGAGCTTGTCGAGTTTGATAACGGCGTATATGGTATGGCGCAAAACTTAGACAGTACAGACGTTGGTATTATCGTACTTGGTGATTTCCTTAGCATCCGCGAAGGAGATACAGTAAAACGTACAGGTAAAATCATGGAAATTCAAGTCGGTGAAGAACTCATCGGCCGTGTTGTAAATGCACTCGGACAACCCGTTGATGGCTTAGGCGACATCAATACAGGTAAAACACGTCCTGTAGAGGCTCCAGCTTCAGGTGTTATGCAACGTAAATCAGTTTCAGAACCACTTCAAACTGGACTTAAAGCCATTGATGCACTTGTACCAATCGGTCGTGGTCAACGTGAGTTGATCATCGGTGACCGTCAAACAGGTAAAACATCTGTAGCTATCGATGCAATTCTTAACCAAAAAGGTAAAGACATCATCTGTATCTACGTTGCAATTGGTCAAAAAGAATCAACAGTTCGTACACAAGTTGAAGCACTCCGTAAACTTGGAGCGATGGATTATACAATCGTTGTAACAGCTTCAGCATCACAACCTTCACCATTACTTTATATCGCACCATATGCTGGTGCAGCTATGGGTGAAGAATTCATGTACAACGGCAAACACGTTCTTGTTGTTTATGATGATTTATCTAAACAAGCCGTGGCTTACCGTGAACTTTCACTCTTGCTCCGTCGTCCACCAGGTCGTGAAGCTTACCCAGGGGATGTATTCTACCTCCACTCACGTCTTTTGGAACGTGCTGCACAATTGAGTGATGACTTAGGTGGTGGTTCAATGACAGCTTTGCCTTTCATTGAAACACAAGCCGGAGATATCTCTGCTTATATCGCCACAAACGTTATCTCAATCACAGATGGACAAATCTTCCTCGAAAACGACCTTTTCTATTCAGGTATTCGTCCAGCCATCGATGCCGGATCTTCTGTATCACGTGTTGGTGGTGCCGCTCAAATCAAGGCAATGAAAAAAGTTGCGGGTACACTCCGTTTGGACTTGGCATCATTCCGTGAACTTGAAGCATTTACACAGTTTGGTTCTGATCTTGATGAAGCAACACAAGCTAAATTGAACCGTGGTCGTCGTACAGTTGAGGTTTTGAAACAGCCGTTACATAAACCATTGGCTGTTGAAAAACAAGTTCTTATTCTTTATGCATTGACACATGGCCATCTTGATGATGTTCCCGTAGAAGACATTCTAGATTTTGAAGAAAAAATGTTTGATTTCTTCGATGTTAATTATGCTGAACTTTTACAAGTCATCACAGATACTAAAGATTTGCCAGATGAAGCAAAACTTGACGATGCAATCAAAGCCTTCAAGAAAACTACAAATTACGTTAAATAAGGAGGTTCATTATGGGCGCTTCACTTAGCGAAATTAAATCAAAAATTGCTTCAACAGAAAAAACAAGTCACATCACTGGTGCTATGCAAATGGTATCCGCAGCGAAATTGCAAAAATCAGAAAAGATTGCGAAAACTTATCAGGTTTATGCAGATAAGGTGCGTCAAGTGACAACCGACTTGGTTGCTGCAGATCGTGGCCCTTCTAAAAATCCGATGATGACGAAACGCCCCGTTAAGAAAACAGGATATTTAGTTATCACTTCGGATCGTGGCCTTGTAGGAGGTTACAACTCCAATATCTTGAAGTCAGTCATGAATAAATTACGTGAAAAACACCAAGGGCCAGAAGAATATTGTATTCTGGCTTTAGGTGGAACAGGAGCTGATTTTTTCCGCTCCCGTAATGTAGAATTATCTTATGAATTACGTGGTTTGACTGACCAACCAAGTTTTGAAGAAGTTCGTGAAATTGTACGTCAGGCTGTATCTCGTTATCAAAATGAAGAGTTTGATCAGCTTTATGTTTGCTACAATCACCATATCAATTCATTGACAAGTGAAGCACGCATGCAAAAAATGCTTCCGATTACATTTGATGAATCAGAGGATTCAGAAGAGGAAGCACCAGTATCATTGGTAAGTTTCGAACTGGAACCAAGCCGCGAAGCTATTTTAGATCAACTTTTACCTCAATATGCTGAAAGCATGATCTATGGTGCGATTGTTGATGCTAAAACAGCTGAACATGCTGCTGGTATGTCTGCAATGCGTACAGCTACAGATAATGCAAAAACAGTGATTAACGATCTGACAATACAATATAACCGCGCGCGTCAAGCAGCAATTACACAAGAAATTACAGAAATTGTTGCAGGAGCCTCAGCGCTTTAAGCACGTGGTAACCTTTCTTAAAGAATTAAAGACAGAAAAATAAACGAGGAGGAAAAATATTGAGTTCTGGTAAAATTACTCAGGTCATTGGTCCCGTTGTCGACGTTGAATTTGCGTCAGGCGCGACTCTTCCTGAGATTAATAACGCACTCATCGTTTACAAAGATGTAGACGGCGTTAAAACTAAAATCGTCCTTGAAGTGGCGTTGGAACTTGGTGATGGTGCCGTACGTACCATCGCTATGGAATCAACTGATGGCTTGACACGTGGACTTGAAGTTCTCGATACAGGTAAAGCAATCAGCGTACCTGTTGGTCAAGAAACACTTGGACGTGTCTTCAATGTACTTGGAGATGCTATTGATGGAGGGGAAGCATTTGCTGAAAATGCAGAACGCAGCCCTATCCATAAAAAAGCCCCATCTTTTGATGAACTTTCAACAGCAAATGAAATTCTGGTGACAGGGATTAAAGTTATTGACTTGCTTGCCCCATACCTTAAAGGTGGTAAGATTGGGTTGTTCGGTGGTGCCGGAGTTGGTAAAACCGTCCTTATCCAAGAGTTGATTCACAATATTGCCCAAGAACACGGTGGTATTTCCGTATTTACTGGTGTTGGGGAACGTACACGTGAAGGGAATGACCTTTACTGGGAAATGAAAGAATCAGGCGTTATCGAAAAAACAGCCATGGTCTTCGGTCAAATGAATGAACCACCTGGAGCACGTATGCGTGTTGCTCTTACTGGTTTGACAATTGCTGAATATTTCCGTGATGTAGAAAAACAAGACGTTTTGCTTTTCATTGATAATATCTTCCGTTTCACCCAAGCCGGTTCAGAAGTATCTGCCCTCTTAGGACGTATGCCATCAGCCGTTGGTTACCAACCTACGCTTGCAACTGAAATGGGTCAACTTCAAGAACGTATCACTTCAACAAAACAAGGTTCTGTAACTTCTATCCAAGCGATTTATGTCCCAGCCGATGACTATACTGACCCTGCGCCAGCAACAGCCTTCGCTCACTTGGATGCAACAACAAACTTGGAACGTCGTTTGACACAAATGGGTATCTACCCAGCCGTTGATCCATTGGCTTCTTCATCACGTGCACTTACACCTGAAATTGTTGGTGAAGAACACTATGCAGTAGCTATGGAAGTACAACGTGTGCTCCAACGTTATAAAGAATTGCAAGATATCATTGCCATCCTTGGTATGGATGAATTGTCGGATGATGAAAAAGTATTGGTTAACCGCGCACGCCGCATCCAATTCTTCCTCTCACAAAACTTTAACGTTGCTGAAACATTTACTGGTGTACCAGGATCATATGTACCAATTGAAAAAACTGTTGAAGATTTCAAAGCGATTCTTGACGGTAAATACGATTCAATCCCTGAAGATGCTTTCCGTGGTGTAGGTCCAATCGAAGACGTTCTCGAAAAAGCTAAAAAAATGGGTTATTAAGATAGGAGGTTGCTGAAATGAGTGAAAATGTCATGGCTATTCAAGTCATCACTCCTGCGGGTGTCATTTATGATCACCATGCAACCTACATTCTTGCGCATACGATTGGTGGAGATATGGGGATTTTACCCAACATGATTTCCACAATCGCTGGTTTACAAATCAGTGAACTTAAAGTGCGCCGTCCTGATGATGTGAAGCACGTCGATTATATTGCTGTTAATGGTGGTATTATTGAAGTGAAGGACAGTATGATTACTGTGATTGCAGATTCTGCTGAGCGTAATCGTGATATCGATGTTCCACGTGCGGAACGTGCAAAACTTCGTGCAGAAAAAGAGCTTGAAGAAGCTAAAGCGGCACATAAGACTGATGAAGCTAAACGTGCAGAAGTTGCACTTCATCGTGCGATTAACCGATTGAATGTATCGAAACACAATTAATTAAAGAATAAAAAACATCCCTAGGATGTTTTTTTTGTTATTTAATATAAATGTAATAAAAAACAGCAAACTAAAATGTTAAAATGTAAACAATAAGTCTTTTTTACTGTTTGATGAACAAGTAGTTACAAATGATGAAGTTTTGGAATGAATTAGAAATGTAGTGTAGAGAAGAGAAAGGGAATTATGGGAAAGGAGGAAAGCGTGGCGCTGGAACATTGCCAAGAATTGATGGAAACAGTTGAAACAATAGAAGACAAACTCCATCAACTTGAAGTTATAAAGATCGAATTTCGTCAAGAAATTCAGAACAAAATTAATTACCGCTCGGCTTTATTGTCTTTTAGCTTTCCTGTCCTTATCTTAGCTTTTTATATTATAAACGATTTTTCCTTTATACATGGTCAGGGTCAACTGGAACGTTCCGCTTTAGAAACCTTTTTAATCACGTTTATGTTGAGCTTTTCCTTATGGGCTCTGGGGATTTTTCTCAATGATATTTTCAAAAAAATATTTTGGAGTAAAACACTGCCTATGGGGAGAAAAGCTCTTGTTAAGCAACTTTTCCCTAAATACAATCAAAAAAGTCAATGGCTGATTGAAAGTCTGGAGGAGTTGTTGGCTTGTGAGACTTTAACAAATACTGAACTTCCTGAAAGATATATGAACATCAAGAGTTTGAGCTATATCATTGAAGTTTTAAAGGTAAAGGATGCTCAAACGTTGCGTGAAGCAGTGGAACTGTTAGAGCTCGAAATAAAAAATATTCGTGTTGAGCAGAGCTTGCTGGCGGAGCCGAGTATCCGTCGAGCCCAAGAAGCGATAGCAAGTCGGTATGCGTTCAAACAAGGTGCAGAATAGAAATAATGAGAAAGGAGGTAAAAAGCTAATGAGAAAGAAAAAATATGGTATAGTTTTAGCGGTCACACTCGTATTAGGGCAAACAATCATTCTTAATCCGAGTCAAGTTTATTCTGCGTCAGTTTCACGTGTCTCATCTGAAAAGGTGGAGGGCAATAGTACCAAGGATTCGATAACCAAGGAATCAAATGCAGGCGGTGTACCGATAACACCCGAGAACCCACAGCCCATTACACCGACAGTGCCTCCAATCGTGCCGGAAACACCAGATATTACACTTCCGCCAGTAACGATAGGTGAACCCGTTCCTATCACGCCAACAGTCCCGGTAATTCCGAGTCATCCTCTTCCTGTAGATCCCGTTCCTATCACGCCAACAGTTCCTACGAATCCGTTTCCTTCGGAACCCGTGACAATTACACCTACAACACGTCCGAACGCCCCACAGCAGCCGGATATTAGTTTGCCTTCAATTTCACCCACAGCACCAGAAACAGCAGAAG
This window of the Lactococcus garvieae subsp. garvieae genome carries:
- a CDS encoding helix-hairpin-helix domain-containing protein; translation: MKKITEYINENLKIIVGVVLALTILGVFYWNKKVLDSPKQEESRSEWAEVSKNKEASGKKKAEKDEDEDENEIIVDVKGAVKKPGIYKLSSKNRVSDAVASAGGFTEEAERKGINLAKKLQDEAEVYVPVRGEAETNHLLETKDNTSKTVEKTKININTADLTELQQLSGVGAKKAQDILDYRSENGSFQSVEELTKVSGFGPKTLEKLKEAITVD
- a CDS encoding ComEC/Rec2 family competence protein, encoding MEIPEEQRNFSGFDYRKYLRTQGVYRLLKIEKIHGFEEKQDFDLRLVRRKAILWAQKHFPSPMSSYMTGLLFGWLDKDFEEMGELYTSLGIIHLFALSGMQVNFFIELLRNILLRLGLSQKLVFFIQIPFSIFYAFLTGLSLSILRALLQKNIPLKNSSDRFSVTFLLLMVFSPYFLLTTGGQLTMLYSFLITFFSGKFKELKGLKKSLLDSTVLAVGVLPLLIFYFCQVYFLSFFFLYLVLLSHYLILFLLF
- a CDS encoding ComEC/Rec2 family competence protein, which translates into the protein MFLLSLFGTALTLFNPFFIVLESIVRWVGDLFDQPIVFGKPNLIFLLLLFMLSGLALDFYKKRNWNLSIIIVLFLLFFFVKNPKHPSITMVDVGQGDSILLQDSWNSQNILIDTGGRLKIRADEQWKEGIYKSNAENTLLPYLRARGVSKIDVLIVTHPDEDHIGDLESVAQKVPIKNVYVSASALEKKSFAKKLSRLNSQIHIVQEGDKLPIFNSYLWFLTTGVEGKSDNDNSLVTFGEFYGKKFLFTGDLEEEGEVRLQEEYPHLEVDVLKVGHHGSKTSSKEAFLEAINPKLALISAGKNNRYKHPNQETLQQFAARGIKIYRTDQQGAIRLLYKKGSWHIQTVK
- a CDS encoding alpha/beta hydrolase is translated as MAIINIEYYSEVLGMNRKFNVIYPEASKTGVKDGNDIPVLYLLHGMSGNEDSWLIRTGIDRLIRHSQLAIVMPSTDLGFYTNTNYGMRYFDAIAKELPQVVQNFFPNLSNKREKNFIAGLSMGGYGAFKLALATENFSYAASLSGALDMTDLKEQSAENQAYWTGIFGDLDHFNESENSILYLAEHHTGEKPKLYSWCGEQDYLISGNNRAAQLLEEKGFDLRYEKAPGTHEWYYWTKQIETVLKWLPIDYKEEERLS
- a CDS encoding F0F1 ATP synthase subunit C, which produces MTTISIEALKAVAIGISALGAAIGDGLIVSAFINAVARQPEMEGKLRGSMFLGVAFAEGTFFIALAMAFLF
- the atpB gene encoding F0F1 ATP synthase subunit A; this encodes MESTWTFNVGPVTFDGVILYMTALTVLIVFGLIYWASRNMQLKPTGKQNVLEWVVDFINGIGRENLGAKESPKYALMSFTLFSFLLISNIIGLVTKITAPGDISLWRSPTANSTVDLTLAVLVIVLANTLGVKQFGFKGYIKNAFWKEPKAMLPMTIMEEFTNALSMGLRLYGNIFAGEVLLGIIAGMIDSGWFILPVTWILAMAWIAFSIFISSLQAYVFVLLTNLYISHKILAEH
- the atpF gene encoding F0F1 ATP synthase subunit B; this encodes MLTTLLETAPNTVLGNIIVVSGAFIILLILVRKFAWGAITGIFEERANKINNDITTAELSKKEAETLLAQRENELAGSKEEAANIIQTANDTAKQNRANILATANEEAANVKKRAQEDIEQERKEALSSVKGDVADISVQIAEKLIGQSLDSQAQSELIDSYIAKLGE
- a CDS encoding F0F1 ATP synthase subunit delta, translating into MTTVNSQKYSKALLEVAEEKSQLEVILSEVNELTQLFKEDDLASFFGTEVYSTAAKSEVIDSIKENSSPLMKNFLDTVRANGRLADLAEILAEIKNTADDMFRIADVEVISSVKLTETQIEKFVALAKSKFDLNEVTIVNTVDEKIVGGFIVNSRGKIIDASVKSQLAKIAKEIL
- the atpA gene encoding F0F1 ATP synthase subunit alpha, encoding MAIKANEISSLIKQQIENFTPDFEVAETGVVTYVGDGIARAYGLENAMSGELVEFDNGVYGMAQNLDSTDVGIIVLGDFLSIREGDTVKRTGKIMEIQVGEELIGRVVNALGQPVDGLGDINTGKTRPVEAPASGVMQRKSVSEPLQTGLKAIDALVPIGRGQRELIIGDRQTGKTSVAIDAILNQKGKDIICIYVAIGQKESTVRTQVEALRKLGAMDYTIVVTASASQPSPLLYIAPYAGAAMGEEFMYNGKHVLVVYDDLSKQAVAYRELSLLLRRPPGREAYPGDVFYLHSRLLERAAQLSDDLGGGSMTALPFIETQAGDISAYIATNVISITDGQIFLENDLFYSGIRPAIDAGSSVSRVGGAAQIKAMKKVAGTLRLDLASFRELEAFTQFGSDLDEATQAKLNRGRRTVEVLKQPLHKPLAVEKQVLILYALTHGHLDDVPVEDILDFEEKMFDFFDVNYAELLQVITDTKDLPDEAKLDDAIKAFKKTTNYVK
- a CDS encoding F0F1 ATP synthase subunit gamma, which produces MGASLSEIKSKIASTEKTSHITGAMQMVSAAKLQKSEKIAKTYQVYADKVRQVTTDLVAADRGPSKNPMMTKRPVKKTGYLVITSDRGLVGGYNSNILKSVMNKLREKHQGPEEYCILALGGTGADFFRSRNVELSYELRGLTDQPSFEEVREIVRQAVSRYQNEEFDQLYVCYNHHINSLTSEARMQKMLPITFDESEDSEEEAPVSLVSFELEPSREAILDQLLPQYAESMIYGAIVDAKTAEHAAGMSAMRTATDNAKTVINDLTIQYNRARQAAITQEITEIVAGASAL
- the atpD gene encoding F0F1 ATP synthase subunit beta, with product MSSGKITQVIGPVVDVEFASGATLPEINNALIVYKDVDGVKTKIVLEVALELGDGAVRTIAMESTDGLTRGLEVLDTGKAISVPVGQETLGRVFNVLGDAIDGGEAFAENAERSPIHKKAPSFDELSTANEILVTGIKVIDLLAPYLKGGKIGLFGGAGVGKTVLIQELIHNIAQEHGGISVFTGVGERTREGNDLYWEMKESGVIEKTAMVFGQMNEPPGARMRVALTGLTIAEYFRDVEKQDVLLFIDNIFRFTQAGSEVSALLGRMPSAVGYQPTLATEMGQLQERITSTKQGSVTSIQAIYVPADDYTDPAPATAFAHLDATTNLERRLTQMGIYPAVDPLASSSRALTPEIVGEEHYAVAMEVQRVLQRYKELQDIIAILGMDELSDDEKVLVNRARRIQFFLSQNFNVAETFTGVPGSYVPIEKTVEDFKAILDGKYDSIPEDAFRGVGPIEDVLEKAKKMGY
- a CDS encoding F0F1 ATP synthase subunit epsilon; amino-acid sequence: MSENVMAIQVITPAGVIYDHHATYILAHTIGGDMGILPNMISTIAGLQISELKVRRPDDVKHVDYIAVNGGIIEVKDSMITVIADSAERNRDIDVPRAERAKLRAEKELEEAKAAHKTDEAKRAEVALHRAINRLNVSKHN